A genomic window from Silene latifolia isolate original U9 population chromosome 11, ASM4854445v1, whole genome shotgun sequence includes:
- the LOC141613863 gene encoding protein FAR1-RELATED SEQUENCE 5-like, producing MAMVCKGWSKWFLIGNDPEVKERDYYRGAVHGNENEEKKPKVGQVFETLELAELFYKEYCTICGFTPRLATTKRIKGNELPNSFALRNVVCNRQGVKESRKRKRTDTDTVTAENDTRIDVTDISRVRPITRIDCRALVQFKYQENGTYIVTRFDEAHDHPLASPESTIFLKGNRKMTEVQKQFVTKVKVLKLGGVKAYRGWKELCGGYNNIGATEVDFKNFVRDIKTYIGNFDAQMFVENLIGRKDTCSSFYFDFIVDENKCLAGVFWADPICIKNYMLFGEVLSADATYRTNKYDMVFVPFTGVDHHKRCITFGAGLLGDESIECYTWLFKTFLEAMGECQPRIIIAIGTNQ from the exons atggcCATGGTGTGCAAGGGCTGGTCAAAGTGGTTCCTTATAGGGAACGACCCAGAGGTAAAGGAGAGGGATTATTACCGAGGCGCGGTTCACGGAAATGAAAATG AGGAAAAGAAACCTAAAGTAGGACAAGTATTCGAAACGCTAGAATTAGCAGAGTTATTCTACAAAGAATATTGTACAATCTGTGGGTTTACGCCAAGACTTGCAACAACAAAAAGGATTAAAGGCAATGAGTTaccaaacagttttgcattaaggaatGTTGTCTGCAATAGGCAAGGTGTAAAGGAAAGTAGGAAAAGGAAGAGGACTGATACTGATACCGTAACTGCTGAGAATGATACAAGAATCGATGTGACAGACATAAGCCGTGTGAGGCCGATTACAAGAATTGACTGTCGTGCATTAGTGCAGTTTAAATACCAAGAAAATGGAACTTATATTGTTACCAGATTCGATGAAGCGCATGACCATCCACTTGCTTCGCCTGAATCTACAATATTCTTGAAAGGAAACCGAAAAATGACAGAGGTACAGAAGCAATTTGTCACAAAGGTAAAGGTGCTAAAACTAGGTGGTGTGAAAGCCTATAGAGGTTGGAAGGAGCTGTGTGGAGGTTACAACAACATTGGGGCTACTGAGGTTGATTTCAAAAACTTTGTCAGGGACATAAAAACCTACATTGGTAATTTTGATGCACAAATGTTTGTTGAAAATCTTATAGGGAGAAAAGACACATGCagttcattttactttgattttatagTAGATGAAAACAAGTGCCTGGCTGGAGTGTTTTGGGCAGATCCGATCTGCATAAAGAACTATATGCTGTTCGGTGAGGTTTTATCAGCAGATGCTACATATAGAACAAACAAGTATGATATGGTGTTTGTGCCTTTCACAGGAGTTGATCACCACAAAAGGTGCATAACGTTTGGAGCTGGGTTGTTAGGTGATGAAAGTATTGAGTGTTATACATGGCTGTTCAAGACATTTTTGGAAGCAATGGGCGAGTGCCAACCGAGAATTATAATTGCGATCGGGACAAATCAATGA
- the LOC141613864 gene encoding protein FAR1-RELATED SEQUENCE 5-like, giving the protein MKKLREKVSYQLFQDEDFKTRLNRCVWNNQLEPDEFEEQWGKIMTDYQLVEHEWFSNLYDLREQWIPAYFKDVSMSGLMRVTSRSESENSFFDRFLTPHLTLVEFWVCYESALEAQRHKQSKLNSDNKHSEIPRKTKSNLEVHASEMYSHNIFKDFQTELVAALSIARMGLLCELRLWILHNQDFGKYENEYITQRWTKAAMSKPVFDKDGKLIDVSQKFSIGKV; this is encoded by the exons ATGAAGAAACTAAGAGAGAAAGTCAGTTATCAACTGTTTCAAGATGAGGATTTTAAGACCAGGCTCAAtaggtgtgtttggaacaaccaacTTGAGCCTGATGAATTCGAAGAACAATGGGGGAAGATAATGACTGATTATCAACTTGTAGAACACGAGTGGTTTTCAAATTTGTACGATCTCAGGGAACAGTGGATCCCTGCCTACTTTAAAGATGTTTCAATGTCTGGCTTGATGAGGGTTACTTCTAGGTCTGAGAGTGAAAACAGTTTCTTTGACAGGTTCCTCACACCTCATTTGACCCTTGTTGAGTTTTGGGTGTGCTATGAGAGTGCCTTGGAAGCACAAAGACACAAGCAGTCCAAATTGAACAGTGACAACAAACACTCTGAAATCCCACGGAAAACAAAGTCAAACCTTGAAGTCCATGCTTCTGAAATGTACTCGcacaacattttcaaagactTCCAAACAGAATTGGTTGCGGCTTTGTCGATTGCC AGAATGGGCTTGTTGTGCGAGCTTCGCCTTTGGATTCTACACAACCAAGATTTTGGAAAATACGAGAACGAGTACATAACGCAAAGATGGACAAAAGCTGCAATGAGTAAGCCTGTCTTTGACAAAGATGGCAAATTGATAGATGTCTCTCAAAAGTTTTCGATAGGAAAAGTTTGA